A part of Gouania willdenowi chromosome 2, fGouWil2.1, whole genome shotgun sequence genomic DNA contains:
- the LOC114478198 gene encoding oocyte zinc finger protein XlCOF6.1-like isoform X1 — MEVSEGGLWLHLAVTANMDFSEKDSGRQNTVRPQRSEVNKAQPKQRNKSKRKTSATEQRVQQQSQPGANLKVKQHACDQCGEAFTRKSHLTRHQRIHSGGESLSCDECGKVCAHKRRLKIHLLVHSGEKPYTCDECGNTFRTFENLKIHVFVHRGIKPHRCGECGKAFTRRSGFYMHMKTHSRAELYRCDHCGKMYRDKYYLNIHLRSHTGHEVCPCDQCDKVFTTYHLLKRHQTSHSSERPLKCETCGKSYKYKRDLNRHQQGHEKKSFKCDQCGKGFISSERLKVHEGTHSRKKRSSKCGHCQQSSTNGVSCQHCENSLSSPGNPRLPRCAKRSYNCDQCGKTFSSSSVLHSHLCVVGDMEQGSSSDHSDTQMVMIPSGSSVGLKNPEIRLHRIPT; from the exons ATGGAAGTGTCTGAAGGAGGATTGTGGCTCCACTTAGCtgtgacagcaaacatggactTCTCAGAAAAG gactctggaagacAGAACACAGTGAGACCTCAGCGCTCTGAAGTGAACAAAGCTCAgccaaaacaaagaaacaaatccaagagaaaaacttcagcaACGGAGCagagagttcaacagcagagccaaccTGGAGCCAACCTTAAAGTCAAACAACATGCATGTGATCAGTGCGGGGAGGCCTTTACTAGGAAATCACACCTCACtagacatcaaagaatccattctggaggtGAATCGTTAAGCTGTGACGAGTGTGGAAAAGTTTGTGCTCATAAGCGACGCCTGAAAATCCACCTGCTTGTTCACAGTGGAGAGAAACCATAcacgtgtgatgaatgtggaaataCTTTTAGAACATTTGAAAAcctaaaaatacatgtatttgtgcACCGTGGAATTAAACCACACAGATGTGGAGAGTGTGGAAAGGCTTTCACACGAAGATCTGGTTTTTATATGCACATGAAGACTCACTCAAGAGCGGAGTTGTAtcgctgtgaccactgtgggaaaatgtaTAGAGACAAATACTATCTAAATATACACCTGAggtctcacactggacatgaagtgtgtccctgtgaccagtgtgacaaagtttttacaacatatcattTGTTGAAACGTCACCAAACCAGCCACTCTTCAGAAAGGCCTCTCAAATGTGAAACATGTGGCAAATCTTACAAATATAAACGTGACCTTAATCGCCACCAACAAGGCCATGAGAAGAAGTCTTTCaaatgtgaccagtgtgggaaagGTTTCATCAGCTCTGAGAGGCTGAAAGTCCACGAAGGTACCCACAGCAGGAAGAAGAGGTCTTCCAAGTGTGGCCACTGTCAG CAGAGCAGCACAAATGGAGTCTCCTGTCAGCACTGTGAGAACAGCCTCTCTTCACCAGGTAATCCCAGGCTTCCCAGATGTGCTAAGAGATCCTataactgtgaccagtgtgggaaaaCCTTCAGCAGTTCATCTGTCCTCCACTCCCACCTCTGTGTGgttggagacatggagcagggaTCATCTTCAGATCACAGCGACACACAGATGGTGATGataccttctggttccagtgttgggttgaagaacccagagatcagactgcacaggattccaacataa
- the LOC114478198 gene encoding oocyte zinc finger protein XlCOF6.1-like isoform X2, whose translation MEVSEGGLWLHLAVTANMDFSEKDSGRQNTVRPQRSEVNKAQPKQRNKSKRKTSATEQRVQQQSQPGANLKVKQHACDQCGEAFTRKSHLTRHQRIHSGGESLSCDECGKVCAHKRRLKIHLLVHSGEKPYTCDECGNTFRTFENLKIHVFVHRGIKPHRCGECGKAFTRRSGFYMHMKTHSRAELYRCDHCGKMYRDKYYLNIHLRSHTGHEVCPCDQCDKVFTTYHLLKRHQTSHSSERPLKCETCGKSYKYKRDLNRHQQGHEKKSFKCDQCGKGFISSERLKVHEGTHSRKKRSSKCGHCQSSTNGVSCQHCENSLSSPGNPRLPRCAKRSYNCDQCGKTFSSSSVLHSHLCVVGDMEQGSSSDHSDTQMVMIPSGSSVGLKNPEIRLHRIPT comes from the exons ATGGAAGTGTCTGAAGGAGGATTGTGGCTCCACTTAGCtgtgacagcaaacatggactTCTCAGAAAAG gactctggaagacAGAACACAGTGAGACCTCAGCGCTCTGAAGTGAACAAAGCTCAgccaaaacaaagaaacaaatccaagagaaaaacttcagcaACGGAGCagagagttcaacagcagagccaaccTGGAGCCAACCTTAAAGTCAAACAACATGCATGTGATCAGTGCGGGGAGGCCTTTACTAGGAAATCACACCTCACtagacatcaaagaatccattctggaggtGAATCGTTAAGCTGTGACGAGTGTGGAAAAGTTTGTGCTCATAAGCGACGCCTGAAAATCCACCTGCTTGTTCACAGTGGAGAGAAACCATAcacgtgtgatgaatgtggaaataCTTTTAGAACATTTGAAAAcctaaaaatacatgtatttgtgcACCGTGGAATTAAACCACACAGATGTGGAGAGTGTGGAAAGGCTTTCACACGAAGATCTGGTTTTTATATGCACATGAAGACTCACTCAAGAGCGGAGTTGTAtcgctgtgaccactgtgggaaaatgtaTAGAGACAAATACTATCTAAATATACACCTGAggtctcacactggacatgaagtgtgtccctgtgaccagtgtgacaaagtttttacaacatatcattTGTTGAAACGTCACCAAACCAGCCACTCTTCAGAAAGGCCTCTCAAATGTGAAACATGTGGCAAATCTTACAAATATAAACGTGACCTTAATCGCCACCAACAAGGCCATGAGAAGAAGTCTTTCaaatgtgaccagtgtgggaaagGTTTCATCAGCTCTGAGAGGCTGAAAGTCCACGAAGGTACCCACAGCAGGAAGAAGAGGTCTTCCAAGTGTGGCCACTGTCAG AGCAGCACAAATGGAGTCTCCTGTCAGCACTGTGAGAACAGCCTCTCTTCACCAGGTAATCCCAGGCTTCCCAGATGTGCTAAGAGATCCTataactgtgaccagtgtgggaaaaCCTTCAGCAGTTCATCTGTCCTCCACTCCCACCTCTGTGTGgttggagacatggagcagggaTCATCTTCAGATCACAGCGACACACAGATGGTGATGataccttctggttccagtgttgggttgaagaacccagagatcagactgcacaggattccaacataa